From a region of the Streptomyces tirandamycinicus genome:
- a CDS encoding IS5 family transposase (programmed frameshift): MTDLVERLVPDELWTLFRRVVPPTEVIRPQGGGKRRAGDRECLAAIIFVATSGCTWRQLPPVFGPAWPTVYRRFTQWSRDRVWARLHRVILDELGARGELDWSRCAIDSVSVRAAKGPLTGPNPTDRGKPGSKIHLITDRNGVPLSLGISGANMHDSLGLEPLVRGIPPIRSRRGPRRRRPAKLHADKGYDYDHLRKWLRKRRIRHRIARKGIESSTRLGRHRWVVERTVSWLAGCRRLHRRYERKAEHFLAFVGIAAALISYRRLTN; this comes from the exons ATGACGGATCTGGTGGAGCGGTTGGTACCGGACGAGCTGTGGACGCTGTTTCGGCGGGTGGTGCCGCCGACAGAGGTCATACGCCCCCAGGGCGGCGGCAAACGGAGGGCCGGTGACCGCGAGTGCCTGGCGGCGATCATCTTCGTGGCCACCTCGGGCTGCACCTGGCGGCAGCTGCCACCAGTGTTCGGGCCGGCCTGGCCCACCGTCTACCGCCGCTTCACCCAGTGGAGCCGGGACCGGGTCTGGGCCAGGCTGCACCGCGTCATCCTCGACGAACTCGGCGCCCGGGGCGAGCTGGATTGGTCGCGGTGCGCGATCGACTCCGTCAGCGTCCGGGCGGCAAAA GGGCCACTGACCGGACCGAATCCGACCGACCGCGGCAAGCCGGGATCGAAAATACACCTGATCACCGACCGAAACGGCGTGCCGCTGTCGCTGGGCATCTCCGGCGCCAACATGCACGACAGCCTCGGCCTGGAGCCGCTCGTGCGCGGGATCCCGCCCATCCGCTCCCGCCGCGGCCCGCGCCGCCGACGTCCGGCCAAGCTCCACGCCGACAAGGGCTACGACTACGACCACCTGCGGAAATGGCTTCGTAAGCGTCGCATCCGCCACCGCATCGCCCGCAAGGGCATCGAGTCGTCCACGCGGCTCGGCCGACACCGCTGGGTCGTCGAGAGGACGGTCTCCTGGCTGGCCGGATGCCGACGTCTGCACCGCCGTTACGAGCGCAAGGCCGAGCACTTCCTGGCCTTCGTCGGCATAGCCGCAGCCCTCATCAGCTACCGCCGACTCACCAACTGA
- a CDS encoding GNAT family N-acetyltransferase, with product MNVVPMTAAHAEQVLAVYRLGIEEGDATFETRAPTWAEFDAARLTEHRFVALGDFAAAPAAHRADAGTAGAAATAGVADVPSDDIPSAAGAVGVAGDRDARVLGWVAVSAVSDRCAYAGVVEHSVYVHPAARGRGVARALLARLIASTEAAGIWTIQSGVFPENEASLALHRRMGFRVIGTRERIGLHHGLWRDVVLLERRSATVV from the coding sequence GTGAACGTCGTTCCGATGACAGCCGCGCATGCGGAGCAGGTGCTCGCCGTCTACCGGCTGGGCATCGAAGAGGGCGACGCCACCTTCGAGACCCGCGCTCCCACCTGGGCCGAGTTCGACGCGGCCAGACTGACGGAGCATCGGTTCGTCGCTCTGGGCGACTTCGCTGCGGCGCCGGCCGCGCACCGGGCGGACGCCGGGACCGCCGGCGCTGCCGCCACCGCGGGAGTCGCCGACGTCCCGAGCGACGACATCCCGAGCGCCGCCGGCGCCGTGGGGGTCGCCGGCGACCGCGACGCCCGAGTGCTCGGCTGGGTCGCGGTGTCGGCCGTCTCCGACCGCTGCGCATACGCCGGAGTCGTCGAGCACTCGGTGTACGTCCATCCCGCCGCCCGCGGCCGGGGCGTGGCCCGCGCGCTGCTGGCCCGGCTCATCGCCTCGACCGAGGCCGCGGGCATCTGGACGATCCAGTCCGGCGTCTTCCCCGAGAACGAGGCCAGCCTCGCCCTCCACCGGAGGATGGGCTTCCGGGTGATCGGCACCCGTGAGCGCATCGGTCTTCACCACGGCTTGTGGCGGGATGTGGTCCTTCTCGAACGGCGCAGCGCCACCGTCGTGTGA
- a CDS encoding restriction endonuclease, whose translation MAQRDSGRGNDYQQQQALRRAQEQRARQSERERKAAVTASKRQERERKTAYQEQQAEQARVRTIGVEHEVEQLGQLLRDALVGDPPTTFERRRRTHTPRALDERPWSRPEPSPRWEEFAPSEPGGLTAVLGLGRKRYEAEVAEARVRFSEAQERHRRAEEKRLATLERKRAEHRQAEAQALDEVATFNTKLDEEREAYRAGDPAAVEAHLGAVLDASVYPVGFPHEHRIAFRPATGDVLVEIHLPPESIVPTARGYRYVKNRDETTVLPRPERERKEIYASVLAQVALRTVHEVLTSDPDRVVNGVILNGHVKTIDRATGQEVSPCLVTLSASREQFGKLRLSQVDPAQCLRGLNALVSPNPYDLEPIRPIVEFDLSKYRLMDSMDVVAGLDSRPVLVKLTPTEFEHLIRQLFEAIGMEAWNTQASKDEGVDAVAVSKDPVFNGECIIQAKRYSKLVSVESVQALAGVVEHKRAAKGVLITTSWFGRASHDFARQHGRLQLIEGPELKYLIKEHLGKDVIPGPVPPKRRPSR comes from the coding sequence GTGGCGCAACGGGACAGCGGCCGAGGCAACGACTATCAGCAGCAGCAGGCGTTACGACGTGCCCAGGAGCAACGGGCGCGACAATCGGAGCGGGAACGCAAGGCCGCTGTGACGGCCAGCAAGCGGCAGGAACGAGAGCGGAAGACTGCCTATCAGGAGCAGCAGGCCGAGCAGGCGCGGGTTCGCACGATCGGAGTCGAGCACGAGGTCGAGCAGCTTGGGCAGTTGCTCCGTGACGCGTTGGTTGGCGATCCGCCCACGACGTTTGAGCGCCGGCGGAGGACTCACACGCCGAGAGCGCTAGACGAGCGTCCTTGGTCTCGTCCGGAGCCTTCCCCGCGCTGGGAGGAGTTCGCACCATCGGAACCCGGCGGTCTGACTGCTGTCCTGGGTCTTGGCAGGAAGCGCTATGAAGCTGAGGTTGCCGAGGCGCGTGTGCGGTTCAGCGAGGCACAAGAGCGCCACAGGCGAGCCGAGGAGAAGCGGCTGGCAACGCTGGAGCGGAAGCGTGCCGAGCACCGCCAGGCCGAAGCGCAAGCCCTTGACGAGGTGGCGACCTTTAACACGAAGTTGGATGAGGAGCGCGAGGCGTACAGAGCCGGGGATCCCGCGGCGGTCGAGGCTCATCTAGGGGCTGTTCTGGACGCATCGGTGTACCCAGTGGGCTTCCCCCACGAGCATCGAATCGCCTTTCGCCCTGCCACCGGTGACGTACTCGTTGAGATCCACTTGCCGCCTGAGTCGATCGTTCCCACCGCGCGGGGCTACCGGTACGTGAAGAACCGAGACGAGACGACCGTGCTGCCTCGTCCCGAAAGGGAGCGCAAGGAGATCTACGCCTCCGTCCTGGCCCAAGTCGCTCTAAGGACAGTGCACGAAGTCCTGACGAGCGATCCGGACCGGGTCGTCAATGGCGTGATCCTGAACGGCCATGTGAAAACCATCGACCGGGCTACCGGTCAGGAGGTCTCACCCTGTCTGGTGACGCTCAGTGCCAGCAGGGAGCAGTTCGGGAAGCTCCGTCTCAGTCAGGTTGATCCAGCGCAATGCCTCAGGGGGCTTAACGCTCTGGTGTCGCCCAACCCCTACGATCTCGAACCGATTCGCCCCATAGTCGAGTTCGACCTGTCGAAGTACCGGCTCATGGACAGCATGGATGTAGTCGCTGGCCTCGACAGCAGGCCCGTGCTGGTGAAGCTGACGCCCACCGAGTTCGAGCACCTGATTCGCCAACTGTTCGAGGCGATCGGCATGGAGGCCTGGAACACCCAGGCATCCAAAGACGAGGGCGTTGACGCGGTGGCCGTCAGCAAAGACCCCGTCTTCAACGGCGAGTGCATCATTCAGGCGAAGCGCTACAGCAAGCTCGTCAGCGTTGAGTCCGTCCAGGCGCTCGCCGGAGTGGTCGAGCACAAGCGGGCCGCCAAGGGGGTCCTGATCACCACATCGTGGTTCGGTAGGGCCAGCCACGACTTTGCCCGCCAACATGGCCGGCTCCAGCTCATCGAAGGGCCGGAACTCAAGTACCTGATCAAGGAACACCTGGGCAAGGATGTGATCCCGGGCCCGGTTCCCCCGAAGAGGCGCCCCTCGCGCTGA
- a CDS encoding polysaccharide biosynthesis/export family protein: MSATALELGEIVQVEVRDAAGVVTDFSHDYAVDASRLLRIPSLNMILAEGKPLTPDLRAEIENRFMTDGILTTVTVNLGIRGDRVDLENTIQPGDKLFVRMLNPDGTIDASSGSFPVDASGSINMPFLGGVLVRDNRFFEAEHQIEQGLLDAQIFTQPLVNVTRVELF, encoded by the coding sequence ATGTCGGCCACAGCACTGGAACTGGGGGAGATCGTCCAAGTCGAGGTACGGGACGCGGCGGGGGTGGTGACGGACTTCTCGCACGACTACGCGGTCGATGCCAGCCGCCTGCTGCGGATTCCCTCGCTGAACATGATCCTCGCCGAGGGCAAGCCGTTGACGCCGGACCTGCGGGCCGAGATCGAGAACCGGTTCATGACGGACGGCATCCTCACCACGGTCACCGTCAATCTCGGGATTCGGGGCGACCGCGTGGACCTGGAGAACACCATCCAACCGGGGGACAAGCTCTTCGTGCGTATGCTCAACCCCGACGGCACCATCGACGCGAGTTCCGGCTCGTTCCCGGTGGACGCCTCGGGCAGCATCAACATGCCCTTCCTGGGCGGGGTCCTCGTTCGCGACAACCGCTTCTTTGAGGCAGAGCACCAGATCGAGCAGGGGTTGCTGGATGCCCAGATCTTCACGCAGCCGTTGGTCAACGTGACCCGCGTGGAGCTCTTCTGA
- a CDS encoding SigE family RNA polymerase sigma factor yields the protein MAQVLDITAVAPARGRAFVPARPPGPPTVRGADRAPARGTVVLPLRAPRPSRVPGRASGGGMPVIAPMPAAHPAPLPSQRESAEDAVPAGTTVDHLTETYRAHYRSLLGLAALLLDDTASCEDVVQEAFIRVHSARRRVRDKEKTLAYLRQTVVNLSRSALRRRILGLKLLSKPMPDMASAEEGAYDQLERDALIKAMKGLQRRQREVLVLRYFADMTEAQVAQTLGISLGSVKAYGSRGIAALRVAMEATA from the coding sequence GTGGCACAGGTACTCGACATCACCGCGGTGGCCCCGGCCCGCGGCAGGGCGTTCGTCCCGGCCCGGCCCCCGGGTCCGCCCACGGTCCGGGGCGCCGACCGGGCTCCGGCCCGCGGCACCGTGGTGCTCCCGCTCCGGGCGCCCCGCCCCTCTCGTGTTCCGGGCAGGGCCTCCGGCGGCGGGATGCCGGTGATCGCTCCCATGCCGGCCGCCCACCCCGCCCCCCTGCCGTCGCAGCGTGAGAGCGCCGAGGACGCGGTGCCGGCGGGCACCACCGTCGACCACCTCACCGAGACCTACCGCGCGCACTACCGGTCGCTGCTCGGTCTCGCGGCCCTGCTGCTGGACGACACCGCCTCCTGTGAGGACGTCGTCCAGGAGGCGTTCATCCGCGTCCACTCGGCGCGCCGCCGCGTCCGTGACAAGGAGAAGACCCTCGCCTACCTGCGGCAGACGGTCGTCAACCTGTCGCGGTCCGCGCTGCGCCGGCGGATCCTCGGACTGAAGCTGCTGTCGAAGCCGATGCCGGACATGGCGAGCGCGGAGGAGGGCGCGTACGACCAGCTGGAGCGGGACGCTCTCATCAAGGCGATGAAGGGCCTCCAGCGCCGCCAGCGCGAGGTGCTGGTGCTCCGCTACTTCGCCGACATGACGGAGGCCCAGGTCGCCCAGACGCTCGGCATATCGCTGGGCTCGGTGAAGGCGTACGGCTCACGCGGCATCGCGGCCCTGCGCGTCGCCATGGAGGCCACGGCATGA
- a CDS encoding SURF1 family protein, whose protein sequence is MYRFLLTPRWWGINLFVALAIPFCVFMGAWQLGRFEDRVDTHRAAEQRPDPGARAAAPLAELLPVDKSTSGRLATAAGRYGEQFTVPGRELDGRRGSYVLTLLHTDTGRALPVVRGWLPAGATAPPAPSGEVTVTGALQASETQSSDGVHTAGGLPSGQLGMISAASLVNLVPDDVYDAWITLTTAPEGMRPVPAAAPQGSGLDLKAFQNLGYTLEWFAFAGFVLFMWFRFVRREAETAKDQALGLDPV, encoded by the coding sequence GTGTACCGGTTCCTGCTGACGCCCCGCTGGTGGGGAATCAATCTCTTCGTCGCGCTGGCGATCCCCTTCTGCGTCTTCATGGGGGCCTGGCAGCTCGGCCGGTTCGAGGACCGCGTCGACACCCACCGGGCCGCCGAGCAGCGTCCGGACCCGGGCGCGCGGGCCGCGGCGCCACTCGCCGAGCTGCTGCCGGTGGACAAGAGCACCTCGGGACGGCTCGCCACGGCCGCCGGCCGGTACGGCGAGCAGTTCACCGTGCCGGGCCGGGAGCTGGACGGCCGACGCGGTTCGTACGTCCTGACCCTGCTCCACACCGACACCGGCAGGGCCCTGCCGGTGGTGCGGGGCTGGCTCCCCGCCGGGGCGACGGCACCGCCCGCTCCGTCCGGCGAGGTGACGGTCACCGGGGCGCTGCAGGCCTCGGAGACCCAGAGCAGCGACGGGGTGCACACGGCGGGCGGGCTCCCGAGCGGTCAGCTGGGCATGATCAGCGCCGCCTCGCTGGTGAACCTCGTACCGGACGACGTGTACGACGCGTGGATCACGCTGACCACGGCGCCCGAGGGGATGCGCCCGGTGCCCGCAGCCGCGCCGCAGGGGAGCGGGCTCGACCTCAAGGCGTTCCAGAACCTCGGCTACACGCTGGAGTGGTTCGCCTTCGCGGGCTTCGTGCTGTTCATGTGGTTCCGCTTCGTACGCCGCGAGGCGGAGACGGCGAAGGACCAGGCGCTCGGGCTCGACCCGGTGTGA
- a CDS encoding class F sortase, with the protein MGRRYSSLFTSSRIFGVMLLVGIGLLVHGLRGETAPQPSAAQAFTAPSPGATLSHRPAVPALLAAPSPGRTAKAAPGTRSRSVPVRLRIPAIGVDTPLMNLALGKNGVLEVPPVDKAQLAGWYSRGPAPGEVGAAVVAGHVDTPTGRAVFYRLGALTKGSAIQVTRLDGRTAHFSVDAVEVYAKHSFPSHKVYAGATVPQLRVITCGGGYTKRTGYLGNLVVYATLKRIA; encoded by the coding sequence ATGGGACGCAGGTACTCCTCCCTCTTCACGTCGAGCAGGATCTTCGGCGTCATGCTGCTGGTCGGCATCGGCCTGCTGGTTCACGGGCTGCGCGGCGAGACGGCTCCCCAGCCGTCCGCCGCCCAGGCCTTCACCGCGCCGTCGCCGGGTGCGACGCTCTCCCACCGGCCGGCAGTCCCGGCCCTTCTCGCCGCCCCGAGCCCCGGAAGGACGGCCAAGGCGGCACCGGGTACCCGGTCGCGTTCCGTGCCGGTGCGGCTGCGTATCCCGGCCATCGGGGTGGACACCCCGTTGATGAACCTCGCACTGGGCAAGAACGGCGTGCTGGAGGTGCCTCCGGTCGACAAGGCGCAGCTCGCGGGCTGGTACTCCAGGGGACCCGCGCCGGGTGAGGTCGGTGCGGCCGTCGTGGCCGGCCATGTCGACACCCCCACCGGCCGCGCCGTCTTCTACCGGCTCGGAGCACTCACCAAGGGCAGTGCGATCCAGGTCACCCGGCTCGACGGGCGCACAGCGCACTTCTCCGTGGACGCCGTCGAGGTGTATGCGAAGCACTCCTTCCCCAGCCACAAGGTGTACGCCGGCGCCACCGTTCCCCAGTTGCGGGTGATCACGTGCGGCGGGGGCTACACCAAGAGGACGGGCTACCTCGGCAATCTCGTCGTCTATGCGACGCTCAAGCGGATCGCCTAG
- a CDS encoding DUF5958 family protein gives MILNELAQGLRPVDEGVEWFQGLSEGDQRKVLHALVLFCGQARACEKDVPESIARSGIRPTHTPAVMLTKWRFGMEALPACELIKSFRLLVALFSIADTRRRTLHCASGCGHAWHNLPDPPRAAT, from the coding sequence GTGATCCTGAACGAACTCGCTCAGGGACTCAGACCTGTGGATGAGGGCGTTGAGTGGTTCCAGGGCCTCTCGGAGGGTGACCAACGTAAGGTCCTGCACGCACTGGTGCTGTTCTGCGGGCAGGCCCGCGCCTGCGAAAAGGACGTGCCAGAGAGCATCGCGCGTTCCGGCATCCGCCCTACTCACACGCCGGCGGTGATGCTCACGAAGTGGCGCTTCGGAATGGAAGCACTTCCGGCCTGCGAACTAATCAAGTCCTTCCGCCTACTCGTCGCCCTCTTCAGCATCGCCGACACACGCAGGCGGACGCTGCACTGCGCCAGCGGATGTGGTCACGCGTGGCACAACCTGCCGGATCCGCCACGCGCCGCAACCTGA
- a CDS encoding GIY-YIG nuclease family protein, whose protein sequence is MDFALSSPTRLWSAAEVLTRPCPVPAAAGVYGWHFDEAPAPGLVAGQLLYVGIAPRHMSNRPSTQNLRKRVRYHFRGNAAGSTLRLTLGCLLGLELRRVGSGGRMTFGRAGEASLTEWMAEHAQVCWLEHEEPWTMESDLIAKLDVPLNLDQNRHNGFHATLSKIRSDARARARELPITS, encoded by the coding sequence GTGGACTTTGCTCTCAGCAGTCCAACGCGGTTGTGGTCAGCGGCCGAAGTGTTGACGCGTCCGTGCCCGGTTCCTGCCGCTGCCGGCGTCTACGGCTGGCACTTTGACGAGGCCCCGGCTCCGGGTCTGGTTGCCGGACAGCTGCTCTACGTCGGTATCGCTCCGCGGCACATGTCCAACCGGCCAAGTACTCAGAACCTGCGGAAGAGGGTGCGGTACCACTTCCGGGGCAACGCTGCTGGCTCGACGCTACGACTGACCCTGGGCTGCCTCCTCGGGTTGGAGCTGCGTCGTGTTGGCAGCGGTGGTCGAATGACGTTCGGCCGTGCCGGAGAAGCCTCCCTCACGGAGTGGATGGCAGAGCACGCGCAAGTGTGCTGGCTGGAGCACGAGGAGCCCTGGACCATGGAGTCGGATCTGATAGCAAAGCTCGACGTGCCGCTGAATCTGGATCAGAACCGGCACAACGGATTCCACGCCACCCTCAGCAAGATCAGGTCTGATGCCCGCGCACGCGCTCGGGAGTTGCCCATCACCTCGTAG
- a CDS encoding HIT family protein, with the protein MTGDWRRDRIGTALRGENPTVLRRLTSGFAVIGDVQFLPGYSVLLVDEPDVQRLSDLPRAKRLSFLSDMDQLGEAVERVCRRLDPAFRRVNLEILGNTDPYLHAHVWPRFEWEPTDVVGAPVWLYPRERWSDERFMLGPQHDVLRDAISGELEQLRSAA; encoded by the coding sequence ATGACTGGTGACTGGCGGAGGGACCGGATCGGGACTGCGCTGAGGGGTGAGAACCCGACTGTGCTGCGACGGCTGACGTCGGGGTTCGCGGTGATCGGGGACGTGCAGTTCCTGCCTGGCTACTCGGTCCTGCTCGTGGACGAGCCGGATGTGCAGCGGCTGTCGGACCTGCCGAGGGCGAAGCGGCTGTCGTTCCTGTCCGACATGGACCAGCTCGGCGAAGCGGTCGAGCGTGTCTGTCGGCGGCTGGACCCGGCTTTCCGGCGGGTCAACCTGGAGATCCTGGGGAACACGGACCCGTACTTGCATGCGCATGTCTGGCCGCGGTTCGAGTGGGAGCCGACCGATGTGGTGGGTGCTCCGGTGTGGCTCTATCCGCGTGAGCGGTGGAGCGACGAGCGGTTCATGCTCGGTCCGCAGCATGACGTGCTGCGGGATGCGATCAGCGGCGAACTGGAGCAACTGCGCTCGGCGGCCTGA
- a CDS encoding S9 family peptidase, which yields MVVMTEITEATASDAPTAGSADPSADRAGGSADMPAWEQRFRAPRVSLPDWAEDAPDRALFVSNATGTYELYAWDRATGEQRQVTDRPNGTTDGILTPDGAWIWWFSDTDGDEFGVWMRQPFGGGPDEPATPGLEPSYGAGLALGRDGTAVVGRSTDEDGTTIHVVRPGAAPVEIYRHRESAGVGDLSHDGTLLALEHTEHGDAMHSALRILRLDGAPVGELDDTKGGTEELGLEVLGFAPVPGDTRLLVGHQRRGRWEPMLWDVASGEETDLALDLPGDVSAEWYPDGSALLVAHSFEARSELWRFDPATRELTRVETPAGTVSGATARPDGTVEYLWSSAAQPPKVRSTAGREVLDAPGMKAPGSVGVEDVWVEGPGGPVHALVQRPRGVGPFPTVFDIHGGPTWHDSDAFAAAPAAWVDHGYAVVRVNYRGSTGYGRAWTDALKHRVGLIELEDIAAVREWAVASGLADPAKLVLSGGSWGGYLTLLGLGTQPDAWALGLAAVPVADYVTAYHDEMEALKALDRTLLGGTPEEVPERYRASSPLTYVDEVRAPVYISAGVNDPRCPIRQVENYVDRLAARGAVHEVYRYDAGHGSLVVEERIKQVRLELAFVERHLG from the coding sequence ATGGTGGTCATGACTGAGATCACCGAAGCCACGGCGTCCGACGCGCCCACAGCGGGTTCCGCGGACCCCTCCGCCGACCGTGCGGGCGGATCCGCGGACATGCCGGCCTGGGAGCAGCGGTTCCGCGCGCCCCGGGTCTCGCTGCCCGACTGGGCGGAGGACGCCCCGGACCGCGCCCTTTTCGTCTCGAACGCCACAGGGACGTACGAGCTGTACGCGTGGGACCGCGCCACCGGCGAGCAGCGCCAGGTGACCGACCGGCCGAACGGGACGACGGACGGGATACTCACTCCCGACGGCGCGTGGATCTGGTGGTTCTCGGACACGGACGGTGACGAGTTCGGCGTCTGGATGCGGCAGCCCTTCGGCGGTGGGCCGGACGAACCGGCCACGCCGGGCCTCGAGCCCTCGTACGGCGCGGGCCTCGCCCTCGGCCGGGACGGCACGGCCGTGGTCGGCCGCTCCACCGACGAGGACGGGACGACGATCCATGTGGTGCGGCCCGGCGCTGCGCCGGTGGAGATCTACCGGCACCGGGAGTCGGCGGGCGTCGGCGACCTCTCCCACGACGGGACACTGCTCGCGCTGGAGCACACCGAGCACGGCGACGCGATGCACTCGGCGCTGCGGATCCTCCGGCTGGACGGGGCGCCGGTGGGCGAGCTGGACGACACCAAGGGAGGCACGGAGGAGCTGGGGCTGGAGGTCCTCGGTTTCGCCCCGGTCCCCGGCGACACCCGGCTGCTGGTCGGTCACCAGCGGCGGGGGCGCTGGGAGCCCATGCTGTGGGATGTGGCGTCGGGCGAGGAGACCGACCTGGCGCTCGATCTGCCGGGCGACGTGAGCGCGGAGTGGTACCCGGACGGCTCCGCGCTGCTCGTCGCGCACAGCTTCGAGGCGCGCAGCGAGCTGTGGCGGTTCGACCCGGCCACGCGCGAGCTGACCCGGGTGGAGACCCCGGCGGGAACGGTCTCGGGGGCGACCGCCAGGCCGGACGGGACGGTGGAGTACCTGTGGTCGTCCGCCGCGCAGCCGCCGAAGGTCCGCTCCACGGCGGGCCGGGAGGTGCTGGATGCGCCGGGCATGAAGGCGCCCGGCTCGGTCGGCGTGGAGGACGTGTGGGTGGAGGGCCCCGGAGGTCCCGTGCACGCGCTGGTGCAGCGGCCCCGGGGAGTGGGACCGTTCCCGACCGTCTTCGACATCCACGGCGGTCCGACCTGGCACGACAGCGACGCGTTCGCGGCCGCGCCGGCGGCCTGGGTTGACCACGGCTATGCGGTGGTCCGGGTCAACTACCGCGGCTCGACCGGTTACGGGAGGGCGTGGACGGACGCCCTGAAGCACCGTGTCGGGCTGATCGAGCTGGAGGACATCGCGGCGGTCCGCGAGTGGGCCGTGGCCTCCGGCCTGGCCGACCCGGCGAAGCTGGTGCTGTCGGGCGGCTCGTGGGGCGGCTATCTCACGCTGCTCGGACTCGGCACCCAGCCCGATGCCTGGGCTCTCGGCCTGGCGGCGGTGCCCGTCGCGGACTACGTCACGGCGTACCACGACGAGATGGAGGCCCTGAAGGCGTTGGACCGCACGCTGCTGGGCGGCACACCGGAGGAGGTCCCGGAGCGTTACCGGGCCTCGTCCCCGCTGACCTACGTGGACGAGGTCAGGGCTCCGGTCTACATCTCGGCCGGGGTCAACGACCCGCGCTGCCCGATCCGGCAGGTGGAGAACTACGTGGACCGTCTCGCGGCCCGCGGCGCGGTTCACGAGGTGTACCGGTACGACGCGGGCCACGGCTCGCTGGTGGTGGAGGAGCGGATCAAGCAGGTACGGCTGGAGCTGGCGTTCGTGGAGAGACACCTGGGGTAG
- a CDS encoding PASTA domain-containing protein, whose amino-acid sequence MKQETVPMRDGYDIGIGVSMASGSPMALGATGTVTPPQVGGGESGSFTFRRIETTQDLESELGVGADVSAGIGLFSGSASLDFSKRCRVQSSSLTVMVSNSRTFAFEQMDSPVLSEAAAKLVERGKPLEEQFGEYFVRGIGTGGRFFGVVRIDTKSVQSKMSLNAALEGSYGVTVSAEVRIRISEAMRNAEARAEAFILHDGGTFTTQPRSGDPVELVNQLYKAMDEWTASVRAEPRSYTVTLAPYVIALGPTPPNIADIEKQRRVLIRCAKLRSQSIDMLNLVDYILDIRHTDEFEFVPDGPDLQALRAALAGDLDVIEEAASFAIENLKEARDPEVFMRDIHGKADFRLTGLPANMPKQKEILPPVTPPPAAPNTMPNLVGQMAEPVIDLLACINLEGVDHCLNFLGPRLDALGLDRRELGNFFFTVLRSGVTPDVRGDASRPGSRITSQSPAPGTPVEPLTVMTLVVA is encoded by the coding sequence ATGAAGCAGGAAACGGTTCCGATGCGCGACGGATACGACATCGGCATCGGGGTGTCGATGGCGAGCGGCAGCCCCATGGCCCTCGGTGCAACAGGTACGGTGACCCCGCCGCAGGTCGGCGGCGGCGAGAGCGGCTCCTTCACCTTCCGGCGCATCGAGACGACACAGGATCTGGAGTCGGAACTCGGCGTGGGAGCGGATGTCTCGGCAGGCATCGGCCTCTTCAGCGGCTCCGCCTCACTCGACTTCTCCAAGCGGTGCCGGGTCCAGTCGAGCTCCCTCACCGTGATGGTGTCGAACTCGCGAACCTTCGCCTTCGAACAGATGGACTCGCCGGTGCTGTCGGAGGCGGCGGCGAAGCTGGTGGAGCGGGGGAAGCCGCTGGAGGAGCAGTTCGGCGAGTACTTCGTGCGCGGTATCGGCACGGGCGGCCGGTTCTTCGGGGTCGTACGGATCGACACCAAGAGCGTGCAGTCCAAGATGTCGCTCAACGCCGCACTGGAGGGAAGTTACGGGGTGACGGTCTCGGCCGAGGTGCGGATCCGCATCTCGGAGGCGATGCGCAACGCGGAGGCGCGGGCCGAGGCGTTCATCCTCCACGACGGCGGCACCTTCACCACCCAGCCGCGCAGCGGAGACCCGGTGGAGCTGGTGAACCAGCTCTACAAGGCGATGGACGAGTGGACCGCGAGCGTGCGCGCCGAGCCGCGGTCGTACACGGTGACGCTGGCACCTTACGTGATCGCACTGGGGCCGACCCCGCCCAACATCGCCGACATCGAGAAACAGCGCCGGGTGCTGATCCGCTGCGCGAAGCTGCGGTCGCAGAGCATCGACATGCTCAACCTGGTCGACTACATCCTCGATATCCGGCACACCGACGAGTTCGAGTTCGTGCCGGACGGGCCGGACCTCCAGGCCCTGCGGGCGGCGCTCGCCGGCGACCTCGACGTGATCGAGGAGGCCGCGTCCTTCGCCATCGAGAACCTGAAGGAGGCGCGCGACCCCGAGGTGTTCATGCGGGACATCCACGGGAAGGCGGACTTCCGGCTCACCGGACTGCCGGCCAACATGCCGAAGCAGAAGGAGATCCTCCCTCCGGTCACCCCGCCGCCGGCGGCGCCCAACACGATGCCGAATCTCGTCGGCCAGATGGCTGAACCGGTCATCGACCTGCTGGCCTGCATCAACCTGGAGGGTGTCGACCACTGCCTGAACTTTCTGGGGCCCCGGCTGGACGCGCTCGGGCTCGACCGCAGGGAGCTGGGCAACTTCTTCTTCACCGTGCTCCGCAGCGGTGTGACCCCCGATGTCCGGGGCGACGCCAGCCGTCCGGGCTCGCGGATCACCTCGCAGTCGCCGGCCCCCGGTACCCCAGTGGAGCCGCTGACGGTCATGACGCTGGTGGTGGCCTGA